A window of Patagioenas fasciata isolate bPatFas1 chromosome 5, bPatFas1.hap1, whole genome shotgun sequence contains these coding sequences:
- the EHF gene encoding ETS homologous factor → MILEGTGRMSINSSSNLLHQQPSWTDGYSTCNGSSSFYGTQWQEIHPQYWTKFQVWEWLQHLLDTNQLDANCIPFQEFDINGEHLCSMSLQEFTQAAGTAGQLLYSNLQHLKWNGQCGSDMYQSHNVIVKTEQTDPSLMVSWKEDNYLYDSGYGSTVELLDSKSFCRAQISMMTANHQPPDSSDVKKLQDHTPKSHTKKHNPRGTHLWEFIRDILLNPEKNPGLIKWEDRSEGVFRFLKSEAVAQLWGKKKNNSSMTYEKLSRAMRYYYKREILERVDGRRLVYKFGKNARGWRENEN, encoded by the exons ATGATTTTGGAAGGAACTGGCAGAATGAGTATCAATTCCAGCAGCAATTTACTCCACCAGCAGCCTTCCTGGACAGATGGATATTCCACATGCAATG GGTCCAGCAGCTTCTATGGAACCCAGTGGCAAGAAATACATCCGCAGTATTGGACTAAGTTTCAAGTCTGGGAGTGGCTGCAACATCTCCTTGATACCAACCAACTGGATGCCAACTGCATACCCTTCCAGGAGTTTGATATCAATGGGGAACATCTGTGTAGTATGAGCCTGCAGGAATTCACTCAGGCAGCTGGGACAGCAGGGCAACTGCTTTACAGCAACCTTCAGCACCTAAAATGGAATG GCCAGTGTGGAAGTGACATGTACCAATCTCATAATGTCATTGTGAAGACAGAGCAAACAG ATCCATCATTAATGGTGTCCTGGAAAGAAGATAATTACCTGTATGACAGTGGCTATGGTAGCACAGTAG AGCTATTGGATAGTAAATCATTCTGTCGTGCTCAGATTTCCATGATGACAGCTAATCACCAGCCTCCTG attcTTCAGATGTGAAAAAATTGCAAGATCATACACCAAAGTCCCACACCAAGAAGCACA ACCCTCGAGGAACTCATCTTTGGGAATTTATTCGAGATATTCTTCTCAATCCTGAGAAAAACCCAGGATTAATCAAGTGGGAAGACCGGTCAGAAGGTgtcttcagatttttaaaatctgaagctGTGGCTCAGCtctggggaaagaagaaaaacaacagcagcatgaCTTACGAGAAACTCAGCCGGGCTATGAG ataCTATTATAAAAGAGAAATCCTGGAACGTGTGGATGGTCGGAGATTAGTATATAAATTTGGAAAGAATGCCCGTGGATGGAGAGAAAATGAGAATTAA